In Nitrosophilus alvini, the following are encoded in one genomic region:
- the metK gene encoding methionine adenosyltransferase, with product MSKEYLFTSESVTEGHPDKMADQISDAILDYIIERDKNARVACETLLSNGFCIIAGELKTEIYAPMQEITREVIREIGYTDALFGFDYRSAGVLNAVGEQSLDINIGVDKESGEIGAGDQGLMFGYACKETPTLMPLPIYLAHKLTYGLAKARKEGTLPFLRPDGKAQVTVLYENGKPKEVKTIVVSTQHDPDVSYNRLKDAVIEEIIYDAIPADLIADDIKYHINPTGRFVIGGPQGDAGLTGRKIIVDTYGGSCPHGGGAFSGKDPTKVDRSGAYAARYVAKNLVASGVCDKATIQIAYAIGVVEPVSVMVETHGTAKVDEKKIEACVKELFDLTPKGIIETLNLLRPIYRKTAAYGHFGRELPEFGWEKTDKADEIKDYLS from the coding sequence ATGTCAAAAGAGTATCTTTTTACATCAGAGTCCGTTACGGAAGGACACCCTGATAAAATGGCAGATCAGATAAGCGATGCGATACTTGATTATATAATTGAAAGAGATAAAAACGCTAGAGTTGCCTGTGAGACTCTACTTTCAAACGGTTTCTGTATAATTGCCGGTGAACTTAAAACTGAAATATACGCTCCTATGCAGGAGATTACAAGAGAAGTTATCAGAGAGATAGGCTATACTGATGCACTTTTCGGATTTGATTACAGAAGTGCCGGAGTACTGAATGCTGTGGGAGAACAGTCTTTGGACATCAATATAGGTGTAGACAAAGAGAGCGGCGAAATAGGTGCGGGTGATCAGGGGCTTATGTTTGGATATGCTTGCAAAGAGACACCGACACTGATGCCTCTTCCTATATATCTTGCCCACAAACTTACTTACGGACTCGCAAAAGCCAGAAAAGAAGGAACTCTTCCATTTTTGAGACCTGACGGTAAAGCACAGGTAACAGTGCTTTATGAAAATGGAAAACCAAAAGAGGTAAAAACCATTGTTGTATCTACCCAGCATGATCCGGATGTAAGTTATAACAGACTCAAAGATGCAGTAATAGAAGAGATAATATATGATGCAATTCCTGCCGACCTGATAGCAGATGACATCAAATATCATATAAATCCCACAGGAAGATTTGTTATCGGCGGGCCGCAGGGTGATGCAGGGCTTACTGGTAGAAAGATTATAGTAGATACGTATGGAGGTAGCTGTCCTCATGGAGGAGGTGCATTCAGCGGCAAAGATCCTACAAAGGTTGACAGAAGCGGGGCTTATGCAGCAAGATATGTGGCTAAAAATCTGGTTGCCAGCGGTGTATGTGACAAAGCGACTATACAGATAGCATATGCTATAGGAGTAGTTGAACCGGTATCTGTTATGGTTGAAACTCATGGAACGGCAAAAGTAGATGAAAAAAAGATAGAAGCCTGTGTAAAAGAACTGTTTGACCTTACCCCAAAGGGTATAATCGAGACTCTGAATCTATTGCGCCCAATATATCGAAAAACGGCTGCTTATGGGCACTTTGGAAGAGAATTACCAGAGTTTGGTTGGGAAAAGACTGATAAAGCGGATGAGATAAAAGATTATCTATCTTAA
- a CDS encoding peroxiredoxin, translating into MLVTKKAPDFTAPAVMPDNTICDNFNLYENIGEKGAVLFFYPLDFTFVCPTELLAFDHRLEEFKKRGINVIGCSVDSQFSHLAWKNTPVEKGGIGNVQYPIVADLTKKIAKDYDVLLEDAGVALRGSFLIDKDGTVRHAVINDLPLGRNIDEMIRMVDAMEFANEYGEVCPADWEKGKEAMKPTPEGVAEFLAKHADEL; encoded by the coding sequence ATGCTTGTTACTAAAAAAGCACCAGATTTTACTGCGCCAGCTGTAATGCCGGATAACACTATTTGCGACAATTTTAACCTGTATGAAAATATAGGTGAAAAAGGGGCGGTTCTTTTTTTCTATCCATTGGATTTCACATTTGTCTGCCCTACTGAATTGCTTGCATTCGACCACAGACTAGAAGAGTTCAAAAAAAGAGGAATCAATGTTATAGGATGTTCTGTTGATTCACAGTTTTCACACCTTGCATGGAAAAACACACCTGTCGAAAAAGGCGGAATTGGCAATGTACAATATCCGATAGTAGCTGATCTTACAAAAAAAATAGCAAAAGATTATGATGTTCTTTTGGAAGATGCAGGTGTAGCTCTGAGAGGATCTTTCCTTATAGATAAGGACGGAACTGTAAGACATGCGGTTATTAACGATCTTCCTTTGGGAAGAAATATCGATGAAATGATAAGAATGGTTGACGCTATGGAGTTTGCCAATGAATACGGCGAAGTCTGTCCTGCTGACTGGGAAAAAGGGAAAGAGGCTATGAAACCTACACCGGAAGGCGTAGCTGAATTTCTTGCAAAACATGCAGACGAGTTATAA
- a CDS encoding Fur family transcriptional regulator yields MTEVLGQLKEKNLKATPQRLAILKFLEKRTHPTIDEMYESVKKEFPSISLATVYKNVNMLKEAGLINELNPGGKLRYDINKTPHLHAVCEVCGEIFDYFDEKLLKECSQRISSSIKHGETVKTDIMITIICHSCKS; encoded by the coding sequence ATGACTGAAGTATTGGGTCAGCTAAAAGAGAAGAATCTAAAAGCTACTCCTCAAAGACTGGCAATATTGAAGTTTCTTGAGAAGAGGACTCATCCGACAATTGATGAGATGTATGAGTCTGTAAAAAAAGAGTTTCCTTCCATATCTCTTGCAACGGTTTATAAAAATGTAAATATGCTCAAAGAGGCTGGTCTCATAAACGAACTAAATCCAGGTGGGAAACTTCGATATGATATAAATAAAACGCCTCATTTGCATGCAGTATGTGAAGTTTGTGGAGAGATATTTGATTATTTTGATGAAAAGCTATTAAAAGAGTGTAGCCAAAGAATATCTTCTTCTATCAAACATGGAGAAACCGTAAAAACAGATATTATGATAACTATAATATGCCATTCATGTAAAAGTTAA
- the dxs gene encoding 1-deoxy-D-xylulose-5-phosphate synthase, which produces MNIKNYTIEELEKLCSDIRKKILETVSKNGGHLSSTLGAVELIVAMHYVFDAQKDPFLFDVSHQAYAHKLLTDRWESFDTLRQFGGISGYTKPSESKYDYYVAGHSSTSISLAVGAAKAIQLKKEQRTPVVLIGDGSMSAGMVYEALNELGDRKYPVVIILNDNEMSISKPIGAISKYLSQKMAGPFYQHIKKKTEQILSHLPESATYLAKRFEESLRLITPGILFEELGIEYIGPIDGHDLEALIESYKIAKELEKPVLIHTQTLKGKGYKIAEGYFEHWHGVGPFDLESGEILKNSDQKSATQIFSEALMEIAQKDEKVVGVTAAMPSGTGLKSLIEKYPERFWDVAIAEQHAVTSMGPLAKEGFKPYVAIYSTFLQRGYDQVIHDIALMDVPVAFAIDRAGIVGEDGETHQGAFDISYLRPIPNLVLFAPRDEKSLREAVKFAHKLDKPCAFRYPRGAFKKIDEEYESLPFELGKSQLLKEADSDILFVGYGNGVGRAHQTMKLLGKEIALLDLRFVKPLDKEMLKKLSRKYKKWFVFSDSAKLGGVGGALLEFFAQNSINDIYIKSFEFEDLFIPHGKTEDVEAYLGITPRNLAEKLKDLI; this is translated from the coding sequence ATGAATATAAAAAATTATACTATTGAAGAGCTTGAAAAATTATGTTCCGATATAAGGAAAAAGATACTCGAAACTGTAAGTAAAAACGGAGGACATCTGAGTAGTACCCTAGGAGCCGTTGAGCTTATTGTCGCTATGCATTACGTTTTTGATGCCCAAAAAGACCCTTTTTTGTTTGATGTCAGCCATCAGGCATATGCTCACAAACTGCTAACAGACAGATGGGAGAGTTTTGATACACTCAGACAGTTTGGAGGCATCAGCGGATATACAAAACCTAGCGAGTCCAAATATGACTATTATGTTGCGGGTCATAGTTCAACATCCATATCCCTAGCAGTGGGAGCAGCAAAAGCTATTCAGCTGAAAAAAGAGCAAAGAACACCTGTAGTTCTAATAGGCGACGGTTCCATGAGTGCAGGTATGGTGTATGAAGCTCTTAACGAATTGGGTGATAGAAAATATCCTGTGGTTATAATTCTCAATGATAATGAGATGAGTATCTCAAAACCAATTGGTGCAATAAGCAAATATCTGAGCCAGAAAATGGCGGGACCGTTTTATCAGCATATTAAGAAAAAAACCGAACAGATTCTTTCTCATTTACCCGAAAGCGCAACATATCTAGCAAAAAGATTTGAAGAGTCTTTAAGACTTATAACTCCGGGAATACTTTTTGAAGAGTTGGGGATAGAGTATATTGGACCTATAGACGGGCATGATTTAGAGGCGCTTATAGAGTCTTATAAAATAGCGAAAGAGCTTGAAAAGCCGGTTTTGATACATACACAAACATTGAAAGGCAAAGGTTATAAAATAGCAGAAGGATACTTTGAACATTGGCATGGAGTAGGACCATTTGATCTAGAAAGCGGTGAAATTTTAAAAAATAGCGATCAAAAAAGTGCAACACAGATTTTTAGCGAAGCACTGATGGAAATAGCCCAAAAAGATGAGAAAGTTGTGGGTGTAACAGCAGCTATGCCGAGCGGGACGGGACTTAAGTCTCTTATTGAAAAGTATCCTGAAAGATTTTGGGACGTGGCAATTGCCGAACAGCATGCCGTAACGTCAATGGGGCCTTTGGCAAAAGAGGGTTTTAAACCTTATGTGGCTATCTATTCTACATTTTTGCAAAGAGGGTATGATCAGGTTATTCATGATATAGCTCTGATGGATGTACCTGTAGCTTTTGCCATAGATAGAGCGGGAATAGTAGGCGAGGATGGGGAGACCCATCAGGGGGCTTTTGATATAAGCTATCTAAGACCTATTCCAAACCTTGTTTTGTTTGCACCCAGAGATGAAAAAAGTCTGAGAGAAGCTGTAAAATTTGCTCATAAACTGGATAAGCCGTGCGCATTCAGATATCCCAGAGGAGCATTTAAGAAAATAGACGAGGAGTATGAAAGTCTACCCTTTGAACTGGGAAAATCACAACTTCTGAAAGAGGCAGATAGCGATATTTTGTTTGTTGGATACGGAAACGGAGTAGGTAGGGCACATCAAACGATGAAACTTCTTGGAAAAGAGATTGCACTTTTGGATTTGAGATTTGTAAAACCTCTTGATAAGGAGATGCTAAAAAAACTCTCAAGAAAATATAAAAAATGGTTTGTTTTCAGTGATAGTGCAAAACTGGGTGGAGTAGGAGGAGCTCTGCTGGAGTTTTTTGCGCAAAACTCTATAAATGATATTTATATAAAGAGTTTTGAGTTTGAAGATCTGTTTATACCTCATGGTAAAACGGAAGATGTTGAAGCTTATTTAGGAATCACACCTCGTAATCTGGCAGAAAAATTAAAAGATTTAATATAG
- the hisC gene encoding histidinol-phosphate transaminase, with protein sequence MTFNDVLDDIKVYEAGKPIELVVREYGIDEKDIVKLASNENPYGSSPRAVEAVKRDAYKMFMYPDDSMYELKSGLQKKFGVKRENIIIGAGSDQVLEFACRAKLKNGSKVLMTKITFAMYEIYAKQMGAGIIKSSTYRHDFDELLKLYKKENPDIIFVCTPNNPTGDAVDRAILFDFLQEIDEDTLVIVDGAYMEYAAFKDESKNIEPKELIEKFPNALYLGTFSKAYGLGGMRVGYGVAGEEIIKALYKMRPPFNITILSLIAAIESLKDKSFVDESVRKNFEQMQRYIDYALKRKIEYIPSYTNFITFIFDEERNSKKISQKLLEKGVIVRDLTGYSLNAIRITIGTPEQNDRLFYALDEVL encoded by the coding sequence ATGACTTTCAACGATGTTTTGGACGATATAAAAGTTTATGAGGCCGGAAAACCTATAGAACTTGTTGTGAGAGAGTACGGAATAGACGAAAAAGATATAGTAAAGCTTGCATCCAATGAAAACCCGTACGGCTCAAGTCCCAGGGCGGTTGAAGCTGTAAAAAGAGATGCCTATAAAATGTTTATGTATCCCGATGACAGTATGTATGAGCTCAAATCGGGGCTGCAAAAAAAATTTGGCGTAAAAAGGGAAAATATTATCATAGGCGCCGGAAGCGACCAGGTCCTTGAATTTGCCTGCAGAGCAAAACTGAAAAACGGCTCGAAAGTTCTTATGACGAAGATAACTTTTGCCATGTATGAGATATATGCAAAGCAGATGGGTGCGGGTATTATAAAAAGTTCTACATACCGACACGATTTTGATGAATTGCTGAAGCTTTACAAAAAAGAAAATCCGGATATTATATTTGTATGTACACCAAATAATCCCACTGGAGATGCGGTTGACAGAGCTATACTTTTTGATTTTTTGCAAGAGATAGATGAAGATACGCTAGTTATAGTAGACGGTGCGTATATGGAGTATGCTGCATTCAAAGATGAGTCCAAAAATATTGAGCCAAAAGAGCTGATTGAAAAATTTCCAAACGCTCTTTATCTCGGAACTTTTTCAAAAGCGTACGGACTCGGCGGTATGAGAGTAGGATACGGAGTCGCCGGCGAAGAGATTATAAAAGCACTTTACAAAATGAGACCGCCCTTCAATATAACTATACTAAGCCTCATAGCGGCTATAGAATCTTTGAAAGATAAGAGTTTTGTAGATGAAAGTGTAAGAAAAAATTTTGAACAGATGCAAAGATACATCGATTATGCCCTAAAAAGAAAAATAGAGTATATTCCAAGTTACACAAATTTTATAACTTTTATTTTTGATGAGGAGAGAAATTCAAAAAAGATATCCCAAAAGCTTCTTGAAAAAGGGGTGATTGTCAGAGATTTGACAGGATATTCCTTAAATGCCATAAGGATAACCATAGGAACACCTGAACAAAATGACAGACTCTTTTATGCTTTGGATGAGGTTTTGTGA